The following proteins are co-located in the Micromonospora viridifaciens genome:
- a CDS encoding ABC transporter substrate-binding protein — protein sequence MRARTRTLTTGVLAAALVAAGCSPTTDTGRGGDDDKTKTQTGSISYEAADNQGPAKEVDGARRGGTLTIMQNSDFEHLDPARNYVNVQQVAGGMIYRALNGYKEDGSGKLLLVGDLATDPGKDVNNDCKVWQFTLREGVKYEDGSPVTSKDVAYGIARSFASNLNEGPHYIQQWLYPGGAYNAKYQGPYDGGKAVPDGIETPDDRTIRFTFPEPHCDMPYAAALPTSAPVPAAKDTRANYDLRPFSSGPYKVKSYQRDVALELERNPNWDPKTDPLRNAYPDAIRFTFGLEQAQIAERLVADASADQAALSWTDVPPAVLPRTTTAGVAERVVKGPTQYTWVLNINNQRVTDLNVRRALNYAADKDGALKAIGGQAAGTPATTLMSPTVAGWKKYDVFNAPVTGDKAKVTELLGGKRPKLVLAHSNTELRTQQAEAIRKNLTDMGFDIVMKPIESSSYYDEVGRKNNPYDLYIGGWGSDWPTGSTVIPPLYDGREIVAEGNNNLSYLNEPTISAEIDRVRGLPAAEQDAGWTALDEKIMREYAPVVPLYYDAAYELHGSKVGNTFLSDAFGIISLNGIYLKQ from the coding sequence GTGCGAGCACGAACCCGGACACTGACCACCGGTGTCCTCGCCGCGGCGCTGGTCGCCGCCGGTTGTAGCCCGACCACCGACACCGGCCGCGGTGGTGACGACGACAAGACGAAGACCCAGACCGGTTCGATTTCCTACGAGGCGGCCGACAACCAGGGCCCGGCGAAGGAGGTCGACGGGGCGCGCCGCGGCGGCACGCTCACCATCATGCAGAACTCCGACTTCGAGCACCTCGACCCGGCCCGCAACTACGTCAACGTGCAGCAGGTGGCGGGTGGGATGATCTACCGGGCGCTCAACGGTTACAAGGAGGACGGCAGCGGCAAGCTGCTGCTCGTCGGCGACCTCGCCACCGACCCGGGCAAGGACGTCAACAACGACTGCAAGGTGTGGCAGTTCACCCTCCGGGAGGGCGTGAAGTACGAGGACGGCTCCCCGGTGACCAGCAAGGACGTCGCCTACGGCATCGCCCGCTCGTTCGCGTCCAACCTCAACGAGGGGCCCCACTACATCCAGCAGTGGCTCTACCCGGGCGGGGCGTACAACGCGAAGTACCAGGGACCGTACGACGGCGGCAAGGCCGTGCCGGACGGCATCGAGACGCCCGACGACCGGACCATCCGGTTCACCTTCCCGGAGCCGCACTGCGACATGCCGTACGCGGCGGCGCTGCCGACCAGCGCTCCCGTGCCCGCGGCGAAGGACACCCGGGCCAACTACGACCTGCGGCCCTTCTCGTCCGGGCCGTACAAGGTGAAGTCGTACCAGCGGGACGTCGCGCTGGAGCTGGAGCGCAACCCGAACTGGGACCCGAAGACCGACCCGCTGCGCAACGCGTACCCGGACGCGATCCGGTTCACCTTCGGCCTGGAGCAGGCCCAGATCGCCGAGCGGCTCGTCGCTGACGCCTCGGCGGACCAGGCCGCGCTGAGCTGGACCGACGTGCCGCCGGCCGTGCTGCCCCGGACCACCACCGCCGGCGTCGCCGAGCGGGTGGTGAAGGGCCCGACGCAGTACACCTGGGTGCTGAACATCAACAACCAGCGGGTCACCGATCTGAACGTCCGTCGGGCGCTGAACTACGCCGCGGACAAGGACGGCGCGCTCAAGGCGATCGGCGGGCAGGCGGCCGGCACCCCGGCCACCACGCTCATGTCGCCGACCGTCGCCGGTTGGAAGAAGTACGACGTGTTCAACGCCCCGGTCACCGGTGACAAGGCCAAGGTGACCGAGCTGCTCGGCGGCAAGCGACCGAAGCTGGTGCTGGCCCACTCCAACACCGAGCTGCGTACCCAGCAGGCCGAGGCGATCCGGAAGAACCTCACCGACATGGGCTTCGACATCGTGATGAAGCCCATCGAGAGCAGCAGCTACTACGACGAGGTCGGCCGCAAGAACAACCCGTACGACCTCTACATCGGCGGCTGGGGCTCGGACTGGCCGACCGGTTCCACGGTCATCCCGCCGCTGTACGACGGGCGGGAGATCGTCGCCGAGGGGAACAACAACCTCTCGTACCTCAACGAGCCGACGATCAGCGCGGAGATCGACCGGGTCCGCGGCCTGCCCGCCGCAGAGCAGGACGCCGGCTGGACGGCCCTGGACGAGAAGATCATGCGGGAGTACGCCCCGGTCGTGCCCCTCTACTACGACGCCGCCTACGAGCTGCACGGATCGAAGGTCGGCAACACCTTCCTCAGCGACGCCTTCGGCATCATCTCGCTGAACGGCATCTACCTGAAGCAGTGA